The Chrysoperla carnea chromosome X, inChrCarn1.1, whole genome shotgun sequence genome includes a region encoding these proteins:
- the LOC123302103 gene encoding ras-related protein Rap-2b isoform X1: MREFKVVVLGSGGVGKSALTVQFVSGCFMEKYDPTIEDFYRKEIEVDNSPCVLEILDTAGTEQFASMRDLYIKNGQGFVVVYSLTNHQTFQDIRSMKELITRVKGSERVPILLVANKVDLEHQREVSYVEGNNLAQNWGCPFVEASAKNRTNVNEVFAEIVREMNVSPEKQPTNYCCCTVL, encoded by the coding sequence atgcgTGAGTTTAAAGTAGTTGTGTTGGGTTCGGGTGGAGTTGGAAAAAGTGCATTGACGGTACAATTTGTTTCCGGttgttttatggaaaaatatgaTCCAACAATTGAAGATTTTTATCGTAAAGAAATTGAAGTAGACAATTCACCATGTGTGCTTGAAATATTAGATACAGCTGGAACTGAACAATTTGCTAGTATGAGAGatctgtatattaaaaatggtcaaGGATTCGTTGTTGTATACAGTTTGACCAATCATCAAACCTTTCAGGATATACGTAGTATGAAGGAATTAATAACTAGGGTAAAAGGTTCTGAACGTGTACCCATTTTATTGGTCGCAAATAAAGTCGATTTAGAACATCAGCGTGAAGTTTCATATGTTGAAGGTAATAATTTGGCTCAGAATTGGGGATGCCCATTTGTGGAAGCTAGTGCCAAGAATCGAACAAATGTGAATGAAGTGTTCGCTGAAATTGTTCGTGAAATGAATGTTAGTCCAGAAAAACAACCAACAAATTATTGTTGCTGTACTGTGctttaa
- the LOC123302103 gene encoding ras-related protein Rap-2b isoform X2 — MEVKLVFRGRLVVLGSGGVGKSALTVQFVSGCFMEKYDPTIEDFYRKEIEVDNSPCVLEILDTAGTEQFASMRDLYIKNGQGFVVVYSLTNHQTFQDIRSMKELITRVKGSERVPILLVANKVDLEHQREVSYVEGNNLAQNWGCPFVEASAKNRTNVNEVFAEIVREMNVSPEKQPTNYCCCTVL, encoded by the exons ATGGAAGTAAAGTTGGTGTTTAGAGGGCGAT TAGTTGTGTTGGGTTCGGGTGGAGTTGGAAAAAGTGCATTGACGGTACAATTTGTTTCCGGttgttttatggaaaaatatgaTCCAACAATTGAAGATTTTTATCGTAAAGAAATTGAAGTAGACAATTCACCATGTGTGCTTGAAATATTAGATACAGCTGGAACTGAACAATTTGCTAGTATGAGAGatctgtatattaaaaatggtcaaGGATTCGTTGTTGTATACAGTTTGACCAATCATCAAACCTTTCAGGATATACGTAGTATGAAGGAATTAATAACTAGGGTAAAAGGTTCTGAACGTGTACCCATTTTATTGGTCGCAAATAAAGTCGATTTAGAACATCAGCGTGAAGTTTCATATGTTGAAGGTAATAATTTGGCTCAGAATTGGGGATGCCCATTTGTGGAAGCTAGTGCCAAGAATCGAACAAATGTGAATGAAGTGTTCGCTGAAATTGTTCGTGAAATGAATGTTAGTCCAGAAAAACAACCAACAAATTATTGTTGCTGTACTGTGctttaa